Part of the Leptospiraceae bacterium genome is shown below.
GAGAATAGCGATGGAAAAGGCAAAAGAAAGAACGAGAAGATTTTGGAGTGCGGATGAAAAGATAGGAATAATCAGAGAACATCTGCATAAAGTAAAGTTAGTTGACACTTGTGATGAGAAGAATATTCATCCTACTATGTTTAGATCATGGTTAAAACAGGTATTGGAAGCGGGGCGAGAAGCATTTGCTGGAACAGACAAGAAGGAGTTGCGGGCGACCGACCGTTTGTTGTCCAAGCATAAAGAAGAAATTGAGCGTAAGAACCAGATTATCGCTGAGC
Proteins encoded:
- a CDS encoding transposase, giving the protein MEKAKERTRRFWSADEKIGIIREHLHKVKLVDTCDEKNIHPTMFRSWLKQVLEAGREAFAGTDKKELRATDRLLSKHKEEIERKNQIIAELTGEILDLKKELGDI